Proteins from one Flavobacterium sp. N2038 genomic window:
- a CDS encoding gliding motility-associated C-terminal domain-containing protein yields MNKIYIKISIVLILFIDHLSAQTVNLGDLSIAPNAQFATLFDFDNKSSGDFLIDGDFITYADFNNDGLVTYSTISNGKSFFVGTQEQLIKGLQIAHFQNIIFDNVSSLVPFHLSTSIEIGNNAAFKNGIIDADSYNGKMIFDENAFHSNASNLSFVDGEVENLGNLEFEFPIGDDVYFRPSYHNKAVNESNIYTTQYLFETAGILYPYTSKEESILSIDEVEYWNVIQDQGSEKIVLSLTLDTRTTPASFFEENADTELAIVRWDDTASKWINEKGVTTDLLTGADYTKMITTQVTGYGLFAIAIVKKKHIVPDHDITVFNAISPNGDGINDSFYIKGIDKYPENRVEIYNRWGVKVYDADSYNESDVMFKGYSDGRDTVNRNAGLPSGTYFYILKYKKGNETISKTGYLYISSDK; encoded by the coding sequence ATGAACAAGATTTATATAAAGATTAGCATTGTATTAATACTTTTTATTGATCATCTTTCAGCGCAAACAGTCAATTTAGGCGATTTGTCAATTGCGCCAAATGCACAGTTTGCCACGTTATTTGATTTTGATAATAAGTCAAGCGGAGATTTTTTAATCGATGGAGATTTTATTACTTATGCAGATTTTAATAATGACGGATTAGTTACTTATAGTACAATTAGTAACGGAAAATCATTTTTTGTCGGAACACAGGAACAGCTTATCAAGGGGCTGCAAATTGCACATTTTCAAAATATTATTTTTGATAATGTATCATCATTAGTACCTTTTCATTTAAGTACATCAATCGAAATTGGCAATAATGCAGCATTTAAAAACGGAATAATAGATGCTGATAGTTATAATGGAAAAATGATTTTCGATGAAAATGCCTTTCACTCGAATGCCAGCAACCTGAGTTTTGTTGATGGTGAAGTAGAAAATTTAGGAAATCTGGAATTTGAATTTCCTATTGGAGATGATGTATATTTTAGACCTTCTTATCACAATAAAGCGGTAAATGAAAGTAATATTTATACCACTCAATATCTTTTTGAAACTGCAGGAATCCTTTATCCTTATACAAGTAAAGAAGAGTCGATACTATCTATTGATGAAGTAGAGTATTGGAATGTGATTCAGGATCAGGGGAGTGAAAAAATTGTTTTAAGTCTTACCTTAGATACTCGTACAACTCCCGCTTCTTTTTTTGAAGAAAATGCTGATACAGAATTGGCGATAGTACGCTGGGATGATACTGCTTCAAAATGGATCAATGAAAAAGGAGTAACTACGGATCTTCTGACCGGTGCAGACTATACTAAAATGATTACCACACAAGTTACCGGATATGGTCTTTTTGCAATTGCAATTGTCAAAAAAAAGCATATTGTTCCTGATCATGATATTACTGTTTTTAATGCAATATCTCCAAATGGAGATGGTATTAATGACAGTTTTTATATAAAAGGAATTGATAAATATCCTGAAAACAGGGTCGAAATATACAACCGTTGGGGAGTAAAAGTTTATGATGCTGATTCGTACAATGAGAGCGATGTTATGTTCAAAGGATATTCTGACGGACGTGATACAGTTAATAGAAATGCCGGACTTCCGTCAGGTACCTATTTTTATATCCTAAAATATAAGAAAGGAAACGAAACAATTAGTAAAACAGGATATTTATATATTAGTAGTGATAAATAA
- a CDS encoding beta strand repeat-containing protein: MKNKLLSLFLLFGIYTAYAQVGIGTPMPNASAQLEVVATDKGVLIPRINLTGSTDITTIKNGNANSLLIFNIANTSDVKPGYYYWYDNKWNRVVISDEITASPGTVIYNPVNQQFSYVDASGNMQSLDFNAIVKANETITTQSQNLTSGAITYTNEAGTVVTSQVVSTDPNNILTAGIDGGALLTPSVLSTITTVSNTSLGNDLSTTVNGVAGAAVPIINTNATSLTGASLLTTVNGVASTALDLTPAIAAGTTNALSATNGSLISTVNGVATTPGVPVLISAENALTVIDGNTRLGGTLIIPTSINTDAANTLAVTGLQTGALTDNIVVADATTGVLKTIVPSSIIPVTTVSNTSLGNDLSTIVNGVAGAAVPIINTNATSLTGVSLLTTVNGVASTALDLTPAIAAGQTITNLAQDPASGLITYTNENAVNQTAVVTSADATNILEVGTDGGSLLTPAAITSATTVSNASLANNSTVTVNGVTSTGAPIVNSNATSLTGTSLTTTVNGVASTALDLTPAIASATTVSNASLANNSTVTVNGVTSTGAPIVNSNATSLSGTSLITTVNGVASTALDLTPAIAAGQTLTNLTQDPASGLITYTNENAVDQTAVVTSADATNILEVGTDGGSLLTPAAIASATTVSNASLANNSTVTVNGVTSTGAAIVNSNATSLSGTSLITTVNGIASTALDLTPAIAAGQTLTNLAQDPASGLITYTNENAVDQTAVVTSTDATNILEVGTDGGSLLTPAAITSATTVSNASLANNSTVTVNGVTSTGAPIVNSNATSLTGTSLITTVNGVASTALDLTPAIAAGTTNTLSATNGSLISTVNGVATTPGVPVLISAENALTVIDGNTRLGGTLIIPTSINTDAANTLAVTGLQTGALTDNIVVADVTTGVLKTIVPGSIIPATTVSNTSLGNDLSTTVNGVAGAAVPIINTNATSLTGASLLTTVNGVSSTALDLTPAIAAGETTTDLVQNTATGSITYTNEDAVAQTAVIRSSDSGNIITVGTDGGSFIDSATIKANETITTITPIVTTGSTIATYTNESGGTPVDIKQTLTSLTDVVTQVTDPSGSIKDVHTLTYTDESNTSFPIDLSILVKGVETLTSLNYDGTAHSLIYNDEAGNATEFKMVDLIGDSETLTTLAVNSTTGTLDYTDEDKVLTPLDLSAAVKEPWYSATTHIGATLNAEDIYTGGWVGIGFTAPSTALNEKLRVNGAITTVNSYYADYVFEDYFNGFSKIKTDYKFKRLSEIEEFIKINRHLPGITSINELVKTKEGYSFNMSELSVQLLEKTEEIYLHIIEQNKEIEAKDKEIKELKEASRLMNLRLEKLEKLIVDKK; this comes from the coding sequence ATGAAGAATAAATTACTTTCATTGTTTTTACTTTTTGGTATTTATACGGCTTACGCTCAGGTTGGTATTGGAACACCAATGCCTAATGCTTCAGCTCAGTTAGAAGTTGTAGCAACTGATAAAGGGGTATTAATTCCCAGGATTAATTTGACAGGTTCGACGGATATTACTACAATTAAGAATGGCAATGCAAATAGCCTATTAATATTCAATATAGCTAATACATCAGATGTAAAACCAGGATATTATTATTGGTATGACAACAAATGGAACAGAGTTGTTATATCAGATGAAATTACAGCAAGCCCGGGAACTGTTATTTACAACCCGGTTAATCAGCAGTTTAGTTATGTTGATGCTTCAGGAAACATGCAATCGCTCGATTTTAATGCGATTGTAAAAGCTAATGAAACTATAACAACCCAATCTCAGAATTTGACTTCGGGAGCAATAACCTATACGAATGAAGCAGGTACAGTAGTTACTTCACAAGTTGTAAGTACAGATCCCAATAATATTTTGACAGCTGGAATAGACGGAGGAGCTTTATTGACGCCATCTGTACTTTCAACAATAACAACAGTTTCTAATACAAGTTTAGGAAATGATTTAAGTACTACCGTAAACGGGGTAGCGGGAGCAGCAGTTCCAATTATTAATACAAATGCTACATCATTAACAGGAGCGAGTTTGCTTACCACAGTAAATGGTGTTGCAAGTACAGCATTGGACTTAACACCGGCAATTGCAGCGGGTACAACAAATGCTTTATCTGCTACTAATGGTAGTTTAATATCAACGGTAAACGGAGTAGCTACAACACCAGGTGTGCCAGTTTTAATATCGGCAGAGAATGCTTTAACGGTTATAGACGGAAATACCCGTTTAGGAGGAACACTCATCATTCCCACATCCATAAATACAGATGCAGCCAATACTTTAGCTGTTACTGGTTTGCAAACAGGAGCTTTAACAGATAATATAGTTGTAGCAGATGCTACTACGGGGGTTTTAAAAACAATAGTACCAAGTTCCATAATTCCGGTAACAACAGTTTCTAATACAAGTTTAGGAAATGATTTAAGCACTATCGTAAACGGAGTAGCCGGAGCTGCAGTTCCAATTATTAATACAAATGCTACATCATTAACAGGAGTGAGTTTGCTTACCACAGTAAATGGTGTTGCAAGTACGGCATTAGATTTAACTCCAGCCATCGCAGCGGGACAAACCATTACTAATTTAGCACAAGATCCTGCCAGTGGTCTGATAACTTATACAAATGAAAATGCTGTTAATCAAACCGCAGTTGTAACAAGTGCTGATGCTACAAATATTTTAGAAGTTGGAACAGACGGAGGAAGTTTATTGACTCCGGCAGCTATTACGAGTGCTACAACAGTTTCAAATGCTAGTTTAGCTAATAATTCAACCGTAACAGTAAATGGAGTAACTAGTACAGGAGCTCCAATTGTGAACAGCAATGCGACTTCACTAACCGGAACAAGTTTAACTACGACAGTAAACGGAGTTGCAAGTACAGCATTAGATTTAACTCCAGCCATTGCAAGTGCTACAACAGTTTCAAATGCTAGTTTGGCTAATAATTCAACCGTAACAGTAAATGGGGTAACTAGCACGGGAGCTCCAATTGTGAATAGCAATGCGACTTCGCTAAGCGGGACAAGTTTAATTACTACTGTGAACGGAGTTGCAAGTACGGCATTGGACTTAACTCCAGCCATCGCAGCGGGACAAACCCTTACTAATTTAACACAAGATCCTGCCAGTGGTCTGATAACTTATACAAATGAAAATGCTGTTGATCAAACCGCAGTTGTAACAAGTGCTGATGCTACAAATATTTTAGAAGTTGGAACAGACGGAGGAAGTTTATTGACTCCGGCAGCTATTGCAAGTGCTACAACAGTTTCAAATGCAAGTTTGGCTAATAATTCAACCGTAACGGTAAATGGAGTAACTAGCACGGGAGCTGCAATTGTGAACAGCAATGCGACTTCATTAAGTGGAACAAGTTTAATTACTACTGTGAACGGAATTGCAAGTACGGCATTGGACTTAACTCCTGCAATTGCAGCGGGACAAACCCTTACTAATTTAGCACAAGATCCTGCCAGTGGTCTGATAACTTATACAAATGAAAATGCTGTTGATCAAACCGCAGTTGTAACAAGTACTGATGCTACAAATATTTTAGAAGTTGGAACAGACGGAGGAAGTTTATTGACTCCGGCAGCTATTACAAGTGCTACAACAGTTTCAAATGCAAGTTTAGCTAATAATTCAACCGTAACGGTAAATGGAGTAACTAGCACGGGAGCTCCAATTGTGAATAGCAATGCGACTTCACTAACCGGAACAAGCTTAATTACGACAGTAAATGGAGTTGCAAGTACGGCATTAGATTTAACACCTGCAATTGCAGCGGGTACAACAAATACTTTATCTGCTACTAATGGTAGTTTAATATCAACGGTAAACGGAGTAGCTACAACACCAGGTGTGCCAGTTTTAATATCGGCAGAGAATGCTTTAACGGTTATAGACGGAAATACCCGCTTAGGAGGAACACTCATCATTCCAACATCCATAAATACAGATGCCGCCAATACTTTAGCTGTTACTGGTTTACAAACAGGAGCTTTAACAGATAATATAGTTGTAGCGGATGTTACTACGGGGGTTTTAAAAACAATAGTACCAGGTTCCATAATTCCGGCAACAACAGTTTCTAATACAAGTTTAGGAAATGATTTAAGCACTACCGTAAACGGAGTAGCCGGAGCAGCAGTTCCAATTATTAATACAAATGCTACATCATTAACAGGAGCAAGTTTGCTTACCACAGTAAATGGCGTTTCAAGTACTGCATTGGACTTAACACCGGCAATTGCAGCGGGAGAAACTACTACTGATTTGGTTCAGAATACCGCTACAGGAAGTATCACATATACAAATGAGGATGCTGTTGCTCAGACCGCTGTTATAAGAAGTTCAGATTCAGGTAATATTATTACTGTTGGAACTGATGGAGGAAGTTTTATAGATTCAGCAACTATTAAAGCGAATGAAACCATAACAACGATAACTCCGATAGTAACAACCGGAAGCACCATTGCAACCTATACTAATGAATCAGGAGGAACTCCGGTAGATATTAAACAGACTCTTACATCTTTAACAGATGTTGTGACACAAGTTACAGATCCGTCAGGAAGCATCAAAGATGTGCACACATTGACTTATACAGACGAATCAAATACTTCTTTTCCAATTGATTTATCAATTCTGGTAAAAGGGGTTGAAACATTAACATCATTAAATTATGATGGGACTGCTCATTCCTTAATTTACAATGATGAAGCCGGAAATGCAACAGAGTTTAAAATGGTCGATTTAATAGGGGATTCTGAAACATTGACCACTCTGGCAGTAAATTCTACTACCGGTACATTAGATTATACTGATGAGGATAAAGTTTTAACTCCATTAGATTTAAGTGCAGCAGTAAAAGAACCTTGGTATAGTGCAACAACTCATATTGGAGCAACATTAAATGCTGAAGATATTTATACCGGTGGCTGGGTAGGGATTGGGTTTACTGCTCCATCAACAGCTCTTAACGAAAAACTGAGAGTAAATGGCGCAATAACAACAGTTAACAGTTATTATGCTGATTATGTTTTTGAAGACTATTTTAATGGATTCTCTAAAATTAAAACAGATTATAAATTCAAACGCTTGTCTGAGATAGAGGAATTTATTAAAATAAACAGACATCTTCCGGGTATAACTTCTATAAATGAACTAGTCAAAACAAAAGAAGGTTATTCCTTTAATATGTCAGAATTATCAGTTCAGTTATTAGAAAAAACAGAAGAAATTTATCTTCATATTATAGAACAGAATAAAGAAATTGAAGCCAAAGACAAAGAAATAAAAGAATTAAAAGAAGCTTCAAGATTGATGAATCTACGTTTAGAAAAATTGGAAAAGCTTATAGTGGATAAAAAATAA
- a CDS encoding helix-turn-helix transcriptional regulator — translation MQILPCTSLAPYIKNYTLVTIDKNLVNEVFYPSGYVDLVINISGGAAATIINGKRKDTPAIELLGHLTLPTRLTVSQGTSVLIARIYPHASALFFSDPLSEFTNYATDMYDVALAENRDLYDRIMETPKLDSKIKILENYLLQQLKKNETRLKKVSTILNLSQELYSNHQSLDLSSLSEHSGLSERYIQKLYLSNIGISPGALTSVTRFNKSLQLVLNTTESLTTIAYDCGYYDQAHFIKEFRKFTGITPSACRQSLIKNDTDFQQAVNIGF, via the coding sequence ATGCAAATTTTACCTTGCACCAGTTTAGCACCGTATATAAAAAACTATACCCTCGTTACTATTGACAAGAATCTTGTTAACGAGGTGTTTTATCCAAGTGGTTATGTTGACTTGGTTATAAACATATCTGGAGGAGCGGCAGCAACAATTATCAATGGCAAACGAAAAGATACTCCGGCCATAGAATTATTAGGCCATCTAACTTTACCAACACGTCTTACAGTATCACAGGGAACATCGGTACTTATAGCACGTATTTATCCGCATGCCAGTGCTCTATTTTTCTCTGATCCATTGTCTGAATTCACAAATTACGCTACTGATATGTACGACGTAGCATTGGCTGAAAACAGAGACCTATATGATCGTATCATGGAGACACCTAAACTTGACTCCAAAATCAAAATCTTAGAAAACTATTTACTCCAGCAGCTCAAAAAAAATGAAACACGATTAAAGAAAGTCTCTACAATTCTAAATCTTAGTCAGGAACTATATTCTAATCATCAGTCATTAGATTTATCTTCCCTGTCTGAACATTCAGGACTATCAGAAAGGTATATCCAAAAACTTTATCTGTCAAATATTGGGATTAGCCCGGGAGCGTTAACTTCTGTAACACGATTTAATAAAAGCCTGCAACTGGTGCTTAATACGACTGAATCATTAACTACAATAGCTTACGACTGTGGATATTATGACCAGGCACATTTTATAAAAGAATTCAGAAAATTTACAGGGATAACACCATCAGCCTGTAGACAATCGCTGATAAAAAATGATACCGATTTTCAACAGGCTGTTAATATTGGTTTCTAA
- a CDS encoding NAD(P)-dependent oxidoreductase codes for MKFGIIKERKNPPDRRVVFAPDELAKLKQQYHNATVEVESSDIRIFSDDDYKNMGITITDDVSDADVLFGVKEVPVENLIPNKAYFFFSHTIKKQPHNRKLLQAILEKNIDLYDHETIVNEHDHRLIGFGKYAGMVGVYNGIRAFGLKFELFKLPKAETLSGKEALIMHLKRITMPALKFVVTGTGKVGSGAKEILDAIKVKEITVDNYLNKKYTQAVYVQLDVLEYNKRKDGQVLDFKDFVAHPEEYVSDFERFTKVSDIYFAGHFHASNAPMILTREMLNASDCKLKVVADISCDVNGPIACTIRSSTIAEPIYGYFPLEDKEVDVFHPAAVAVMAVDNLPCEIPKDASEGFGEQFMEFVIPAFFNGDKDGILKRAKITEKGKLTPRFSYLQDYVDGK; via the coding sequence ATGAAATTTGGAATAATAAAAGAAAGAAAAAACCCGCCAGATCGTCGTGTGGTATTTGCTCCGGATGAGCTTGCGAAATTAAAACAACAATATCACAATGCAACTGTTGAAGTAGAAAGCTCTGATATCAGAATATTTTCTGATGATGATTATAAAAACATGGGAATTACAATTACAGATGATGTTTCTGATGCTGATGTTTTATTTGGCGTAAAAGAAGTTCCGGTTGAAAATTTGATTCCAAATAAAGCATATTTCTTTTTTTCCCATACCATCAAAAAACAGCCGCACAATAGAAAATTATTGCAAGCGATTCTGGAAAAAAACATTGATTTGTATGATCATGAAACCATTGTTAATGAACATGATCATCGTTTAATTGGTTTCGGAAAATATGCCGGAATGGTTGGTGTTTACAACGGAATTCGTGCTTTCGGTTTAAAATTTGAATTGTTTAAACTTCCAAAAGCAGAAACACTTTCTGGAAAAGAGGCTTTGATTATGCATTTAAAGCGTATCACAATGCCAGCCTTAAAATTTGTTGTTACCGGAACTGGAAAAGTTGGTAGCGGAGCAAAAGAAATTCTGGATGCTATAAAAGTAAAAGAAATCACGGTTGATAATTATTTAAACAAAAAATACACACAGGCTGTTTATGTTCAGCTAGATGTTTTAGAGTATAACAAGCGTAAAGATGGACAAGTTCTGGATTTTAAGGATTTTGTAGCGCATCCTGAAGAATATGTTTCAGATTTTGAAAGATTTACGAAGGTTTCGGATATCTATTTTGCCGGACATTTTCATGCGAGTAATGCACCAATGATTTTAACTCGTGAAATGCTCAATGCAAGTGATTGTAAATTGAAAGTTGTGGCAGATATTTCCTGTGATGTAAATGGACCAATTGCCTGTACAATTCGTTCTTCGACTATTGCAGAACCTATTTATGGATACTTTCCTCTTGAAGATAAAGAGGTAGATGTGTTTCATCCGGCAGCTGTGGCTGTAATGGCAGTAGATAATTTACCTTGTGAAATTCCGAAAGATGCGAGTGAAGGTTTTGGTGAGCAATTTATGGAATTTGTTATTCCGGCTTTCTTTAACGGAGATAAAGATGGAATCTTAAAGCGTGCTAAAATCACAGAAAAAGGAAAACTTACTCCAAGATTCAGCTATTTGCAGGATTATGTAGACGGTAAATGA
- the fumC gene encoding class II fumarate hydratase, with translation MKYRIEKDTMGEVQVPADKYWGAQTERSRNNFKIGPSASMPKEIIEGFAYLKKAAAYANYDLGVLPIEKRDAIAAVCDEILEGKLDDQFPLVIWQTGSGTQSNMNVNEVIANRAQVLKGFEIGEGEQFIKANDDVNKSQSSNDTFPTGMHIAAYKMVVETTIPGVEKLHTTLVKKAIEFKDVVKIGRTHLMDATPLTLGQEISGYATQLAFGLKALKNTLTHLSEIALGGTAVGTGLNTPKGYDVKVAEYIAKFTNHPFVTAENKFEALAAHDAIVETHGALKQLAVSLNKIANDVRMLASGPRSGIGEIHIPENEPGSSIMPGKVNPTQCEALTMVCAQVIGNDMAIAVGGMQGHYELNVFKPVMAANFLQSAHLLGDACISFDEHCAQGIEPNYKRIKELVDNSLMLVTALNTKIGYYKAAEIAQTAHKNGTTLKEEAVRLGYVTAEDFDAWVKPEEMV, from the coding sequence ATGAAATACCGTATAGAAAAAGACACCATGGGCGAAGTTCAGGTCCCTGCCGATAAGTATTGGGGAGCACAAACAGAACGTTCCAGAAATAATTTTAAAATAGGACCATCGGCATCTATGCCAAAAGAAATTATAGAAGGTTTTGCTTACTTAAAAAAAGCAGCCGCTTATGCTAATTACGATTTAGGCGTTTTACCAATCGAAAAAAGAGATGCCATCGCAGCAGTGTGTGACGAAATTCTCGAAGGAAAACTAGACGATCAATTTCCATTGGTAATCTGGCAAACAGGTTCGGGAACGCAAAGTAACATGAATGTTAATGAAGTAATTGCTAACCGTGCTCAGGTTCTTAAAGGTTTTGAAATTGGCGAAGGCGAACAATTCATCAAAGCCAACGATGATGTCAATAAATCACAGTCATCAAATGACACCTTCCCGACCGGAATGCATATTGCAGCCTACAAAATGGTTGTAGAAACCACAATTCCAGGAGTAGAAAAACTACATACAACTCTTGTCAAAAAAGCGATAGAATTCAAGGATGTTGTCAAAATTGGCCGTACACACCTTATGGATGCAACACCGCTCACTTTAGGACAGGAAATTTCCGGTTATGCTACTCAATTAGCCTTCGGATTAAAAGCTTTAAAAAATACACTGACACATTTATCTGAAATCGCTTTGGGCGGAACTGCAGTTGGAACCGGTCTTAACACTCCAAAAGGATATGATGTAAAAGTTGCCGAATATATTGCAAAATTTACCAATCATCCTTTTGTAACCGCAGAGAATAAATTTGAAGCGCTTGCAGCACACGATGCAATTGTTGAAACACACGGAGCACTAAAACAATTGGCGGTTTCTTTAAATAAAATTGCAAATGATGTAAGAATGTTGGCCTCGGGACCACGTTCAGGCATTGGGGAAATTCATATTCCGGAAAATGAGCCTGGATCTTCAATTATGCCCGGAAAAGTAAATCCAACACAATGCGAAGCCTTAACAATGGTTTGTGCCCAGGTAATTGGAAATGATATGGCAATTGCTGTTGGTGGAATGCAGGGACATTATGAACTAAATGTTTTCAAACCTGTTATGGCCGCAAACTTTTTACAATCTGCTCATTTATTAGGTGATGCCTGCATTTCATTTGACGAACATTGTGCTCAGGGAATCGAACCAAATTATAAACGCATCAAAGAGTTAGTAGACAACTCTCTAATGCTTGTTACCGCTTTAAACACTAAAATAGGCTATTACAAAGCCGCCGAAATTGCTCAAACCGCTCATAAAAACGGAACAACTTTAAAAGAAGAAGCAGTACGTTTAGGCTACGTAACTGCAGAAGACTTTGATGCCTGGGTAAAACCTGAGGAGATGGTTTAA
- a CDS encoding GNAT family N-acetyltransferase codes for MKIAKIKSSDYKDIQRIYNYYVQKTPFTFSDELMKDSEAIQLTNDGIKYAGYIALKDEIVIGFGIAYPFRVENIFNKTIKLTYFLNPTYLRKGIGTKILNHLFAELKEKGFKEIIVNISSLNKPSIEFHKKIGFVECGFFQNIGTIKEQEVSMVWMQKKI; via the coding sequence ATGAAAATAGCAAAAATAAAATCTTCGGATTACAAAGACATTCAGAGAATATACAATTATTATGTACAAAAAACACCCTTTACTTTTTCTGATGAGTTAATGAAAGATAGTGAGGCCATTCAATTAACAAACGATGGAATAAAATATGCAGGATACATTGCTTTGAAAGATGAGATAGTTATAGGTTTTGGTATTGCCTATCCTTTTCGAGTAGAAAACATTTTTAATAAGACAATAAAATTGACATACTTTTTAAATCCTACTTATTTAAGAAAAGGTATAGGAACTAAAATTTTAAATCACCTTTTTGCAGAATTAAAAGAAAAAGGATTTAAAGAAATAATAGTTAATATATCTTCTTTAAATAAACCAAGTATTGAATTTCATAAAAAAATTGGGTTTGTGGAGTGTGGTTTTTTTCAAAATATTGGCACAATTAAGGAACAGGAAGTTAGTATGGTATGGATGCAAAAGAAAATATAG
- a CDS encoding YybH family protein: MKRKLILSGMLMLTFWCNAQTTEPDLKAVRKAIEASNAIYADLANKNDGSILTRYTDDACLYPPNAAPLCGKAQIVSFFKGGPQVHVKFTIQHLYGDGKTSVTEESYYEMTDMEGKKLDDGKVIVIWKNTKNGWKMHRDMFSSNHPAK, encoded by the coding sequence ATGAAAAGAAAACTTATTTTAAGCGGAATGTTGATGCTTACCTTTTGGTGTAATGCACAAACTACAGAACCAGATTTGAAAGCTGTTCGAAAAGCGATAGAAGCAAGCAATGCTATCTATGCCGATTTAGCGAACAAAAATGACGGATCTATTCTTACGAGGTATACAGATGATGCCTGTCTTTACCCTCCCAATGCTGCACCACTTTGCGGAAAGGCACAAATAGTCTCATTTTTTAAAGGCGGACCTCAGGTACATGTTAAATTTACGATCCAACACCTGTATGGAGATGGAAAAACATCTGTAACAGAGGAAAGTTATTATGAAATGACAGATATGGAAGGAAAAAAACTAGATGATGGAAAAGTAATTGTAATTTGGAAAAACACAAAAAACGGTTGGAAAATGCATCGTGATATGTTCAGTAGTAACCATCCTGCGAAGTAA
- a CDS encoding serine hydrolase domain-containing protein, whose amino-acid sequence MQMIFLKKTKIPQILFSILVLSSCGKDKKTDSATTPTVEDTLPKMKPLGPEKKISQAYKNSVTGRINHFYNKNWPNNSMNGSFLVARNGQIIFERYNGFANKNEGTKITADTPVQIASVSKVLTATAILKLVNAGKIDLDQKVNTILKTFPYEDCTIRMLLSHRTGMRNYAYFTDHDKSVWDRHNQLTNQDILNILATKDIGLESKTGTRFSYCNTNYAMLALIVEKITGLKFKEAMSQMIFKPLGMTHTYVFDDDKDRKKIVPSYKGNGAEIGFDYLDNVYGDKNVFSTVRDLLKFDRARQSPDFLKPALLKQVYTGYSNERKGTKNYGLGIRMINWETGQNFYFHNGWWHGNTSSYITLKKEGVTIIALSNKMTRNTYAVRKLAPIFGDYPFNFKDEE is encoded by the coding sequence ATGCAAATGATTTTCCTTAAAAAAACAAAGATACCACAAATACTTTTCTCAATACTAGTTTTGAGTTCGTGTGGTAAAGACAAAAAAACAGACTCAGCCACTACTCCCACAGTTGAAGATACATTACCTAAAATGAAGCCTTTAGGTCCCGAAAAGAAAATATCACAGGCTTATAAAAATTCAGTAACAGGCAGAATTAATCATTTTTACAACAAAAACTGGCCAAATAATAGCATGAACGGTAGTTTTTTGGTTGCCAGAAACGGACAAATAATTTTTGAACGATACAATGGTTTTGCTAATAAAAATGAAGGTACCAAAATAACCGCCGATACACCGGTGCAAATTGCTTCTGTGAGCAAAGTTTTAACAGCTACCGCAATTTTAAAACTTGTAAATGCTGGAAAAATTGATCTAGACCAGAAAGTAAATACTATTTTAAAAACATTTCCATACGAAGACTGCACGATAAGAATGCTTCTAAGTCATCGTACCGGAATGCGCAATTATGCCTATTTTACAGATCATGATAAATCGGTTTGGGACAGACATAACCAACTTACTAATCAGGATATATTAAATATTTTGGCAACAAAAGATATTGGCTTGGAGTCTAAAACGGGAACACGTTTTAGCTATTGCAATACCAATTATGCCATGCTAGCCTTAATTGTTGAAAAAATAACTGGTTTAAAATTTAAAGAAGCAATGTCTCAAATGATTTTCAAACCTTTAGGTATGACTCATACTTATGTTTTTGATGACGATAAAGACAGAAAAAAAATTGTTCCATCATATAAAGGAAATGGCGCAGAAATTGGTTTCGACTATTTAGATAATGTTTACGGAGATAAGAACGTTTTTTCTACTGTCAGAGATCTTTTAAAATTTGATCGCGCAAGACAATCACCGGATTTCTTAAAACCTGCTTTACTAAAACAAGTTTACACCGGTTATAGCAATGAGCGTAAAGGAACTAAAAATTATGGTTTAGGAATTAGAATGATTAACTGGGAAACAGGACAAAACTTTTATTTTCATAATGGCTGGTGGCACGGTAATACTTCATCTTACATTACTTTAAAGAAAGAAGGCGTTACGATTATTGCCCTTTCTAATAAAATGACCAGAAATACTTATGCAGTGCGTAAATTGGCACCAATATTTGGAGATTATCCTTTTAATTTTAAAGACGAAGAGTAA